The Enterobacter asburiae genome window below encodes:
- a CDS encoding protein-disulfide reductase DsbD yields the protein MAQRFLTLILLLCSTSAFAGLFDAPGRSNFIPADQAFVFDFQQNQHDLYLTWQVKEGYYLYRKQVSITPAQANVGALQMPAGEWHEDEFYGKSEIYRQRLSVPVTVNQADKGATLTVTYQGCADAGFCYPPETKVVPLSEVKAAAAFSPLPSGETSEERTDLPFSALWALLIGIGIAFTPCVLPMYPLISGIVLGGKQRLSTARALLLAFIYVQGMALTYTALGLVVAAAGLQFQAALQHPYVLIGLSAVFMLLALSMFGLFTLQLPSSLQTRLTLMSNRQQGGSAGGVFAMGAIAGLICSPCTTAPLSAILLYIAQSGNIWLGGGTLYLYALGMGLPLILVTVFGNRLLPKSGPWMETVKTAFGFVILALPVFLLERIIGDVWGLRLWAMLGVAFFAWAFIVSLGAKKPWMRLVQILLLAAALVSVRPLQDWAFGTPVGQTQAHLNFTQIKNVDELNSALAEAKGKAVMLDLYADWCVACKEFEKYTFSDPQVQSALKETVLLQANVTANNAQDKALLKQLNVLGLPTILFFNQQGQEQPEQRVTGFMDAAAFSAHLRNRQP from the coding sequence ATGGCTCAACGCTTCCTTACGCTGATCCTGCTGCTGTGCAGCACGTCAGCTTTTGCCGGGTTGTTTGACGCGCCCGGCCGTTCGAACTTTATTCCTGCCGACCAGGCGTTTGTTTTCGACTTTCAGCAAAACCAGCACGATCTCTATCTTACCTGGCAGGTGAAAGAGGGCTATTACCTCTATCGCAAGCAGGTGAGCATCACCCCTGCCCAGGCAAACGTGGGCGCACTGCAGATGCCCGCTGGCGAGTGGCACGAGGACGAGTTCTACGGCAAGAGTGAAATCTACCGCCAGCGCTTAAGCGTGCCCGTGACGGTGAATCAGGCCGATAAAGGCGCGACGCTGACGGTAACCTATCAGGGATGTGCGGATGCAGGTTTCTGCTATCCGCCGGAGACGAAAGTCGTGCCGCTTAGCGAAGTTAAGGCTGCCGCCGCTTTCTCCCCTCTCCCCTCGGGCGAGACAAGCGAAGAGCGGACAGACCTTCCGTTCTCAGCGCTTTGGGCCTTGCTGATCGGTATCGGCATTGCCTTTACGCCGTGCGTGCTGCCGATGTATCCGCTCATCTCTGGCATCGTGCTGGGCGGTAAGCAACGGCTTTCCACCGCACGCGCCCTGCTGCTGGCCTTTATATACGTGCAGGGAATGGCGCTAACCTACACGGCGCTCGGCCTCGTGGTTGCCGCTGCCGGTTTACAGTTCCAGGCAGCACTCCAGCACCCTTATGTTCTCATTGGCCTGTCAGCGGTGTTTATGCTGTTGGCGCTGTCAATGTTTGGCCTGTTCACGCTACAGCTGCCCTCCTCGCTGCAAACGCGCTTAACGCTGATGAGCAACCGTCAGCAGGGCGGCTCCGCAGGCGGCGTGTTCGCGATGGGTGCCATTGCCGGGCTGATATGCTCTCCCTGCACTACCGCGCCGCTGAGCGCCATCCTGCTCTATATCGCCCAGAGCGGCAACATTTGGCTCGGCGGCGGAACGTTGTACCTGTATGCCCTGGGCATGGGCCTGCCGCTGATTCTGGTCACGGTTTTCGGTAATCGACTTCTGCCGAAGAGCGGCCCGTGGATGGAGACGGTGAAAACCGCATTTGGCTTTGTCATCCTCGCGCTGCCGGTGTTCCTCCTTGAGCGTATCATCGGGGACGTCTGGGGTTTACGCCTGTGGGCGATGCTCGGCGTAGCGTTCTTTGCCTGGGCGTTTATTGTCAGCCTGGGGGCGAAGAAGCCATGGATGCGCCTGGTGCAAATCCTGCTGCTGGCTGCCGCGCTGGTGAGCGTACGCCCTCTGCAGGACTGGGCGTTCGGCACACCGGTGGGTCAGACGCAAGCGCATCTGAACTTCACCCAGATTAAAAACGTGGATGAACTTAACAGCGCCCTGGCAGAGGCGAAAGGCAAAGCGGTGATGCTCGATCTCTATGCCGACTGGTGTGTCGCCTGCAAAGAGTTTGAAAAATATACTTTTAGCGATCCGCAGGTGCAAAGCGCCCTGAAAGAGACCGTTTTGCTCCAGGCGAACGTGACCGCCAATAATGCGCAGGATAAGGCTCTGCTGAAGCAGCTTAACGTGCTCGGGCTGCCAACGATTCTGTTCTTCAATCAACAGGGCCAGGAGCAGCCAGAACAGCGTGTAACCGGGTTTATGGATGCGGCGGCATTTAGCGCGCATTTGCGCAATCGCCAACCGTAA
- a CDS encoding transcriptional regulator, which produces MQREDVLGQALQLLEIQGIASTTLEMVADRIDYPLDELKRFWPDKEALLYDALRYLSQQVDIWRRQLMLNEELTAEQKLLARYTALTECVSNNRYPGCLFIAACTYFPDPGHPIHQLAEQQKRAAHDFTHELLTTLEVDDPAMVAKQMELVLEGCLSRMLVNRSQADVDTAHRLAEDILRFAQCRMGGALT; this is translated from the coding sequence GTGCAACGTGAAGACGTACTGGGACAAGCCCTGCAACTACTTGAGATTCAAGGGATCGCCAGCACCACGCTTGAGATGGTAGCCGACCGTATCGATTATCCTCTGGATGAACTTAAGCGCTTCTGGCCAGATAAAGAGGCACTACTCTATGATGCCCTGCGCTATCTCAGCCAGCAGGTTGATATCTGGCGCAGGCAACTGATGCTGAATGAAGAACTGACCGCGGAGCAAAAGCTGCTGGCGCGCTATACCGCGCTGACCGAATGCGTCAGCAACAACCGCTACCCGGGTTGTCTGTTCATCGCCGCCTGCACTTATTTTCCCGACCCAGGCCATCCTATCCACCAGTTGGCGGAGCAGCAAAAACGGGCGGCGCATGACTTCACCCACGAGCTGCTGACCACGCTGGAAGTCGATGACCCGGCGATGGTAGCGAAGCAGATGGAGCTGGTGCTGGAAGGTTGCCTCAGCCGCATGCTGGTGAACCGTAGCCAGGCCGATGTGGATACGGCGCACCGCCTGGCGGAAGATATTCTACGCTTTGCCCAATGCAGAATGGGTGGAGCGCTGACCTAA
- the cutA gene encoding divalent cation tolerance protein CutA, whose product MNTPDAVVVLCTAPDEASAQDLAAKVLAEKLAACVTLLPGATSLYYWEGKLEQEYEVQMLLKTNLANQQALLDCLKSHHPYQTPELLVLPVVHGDNDYLSWLNASLR is encoded by the coding sequence GTGAACACGCCTGATGCTGTTGTCGTACTGTGTACCGCCCCTGATGAAGCCTCTGCCCAGGATCTCGCCGCCAAAGTGCTGGCCGAAAAACTGGCTGCCTGCGTGACGCTCCTCCCCGGTGCCACCTCCCTTTATTACTGGGAAGGCAAGCTGGAGCAAGAGTACGAAGTCCAGATGTTGCTCAAAACCAATCTGGCGAATCAGCAGGCACTCCTGGACTGCCTCAAATCTCATCATCCTTACCAAACCCCGGAGCTGCTGGTATTGCCAGTGGTTCATGGCGATAACGACTATCTCTCATGGCTCAACGCTTCCTTACGCTGA
- a CDS encoding AraC family transcriptional regulator, which produces MANDWLELRQHADTGIETIKAHFEGHAFDPHWHDSYLVGITLSGTQQFHCRRERHRSQPGDAFLLEPGEIHDGDAPVEGGFTYLTFYLDERWLTHALQGLYESTPGSYSLHFAQTLTREPQLVRAIGETFSTLHNDEMKIVQQSTMDNLLSRITAHCHWRKKLPSQLQSAAVAHRARDYLYAHIGENVGLSDLARETGTDRFTLTRCFKREFNLAPHAWLIQLRLAKARQLLARGDQPVDVAAAVGFADQSHLGRWFQRAYRISPAHYRRLCTNLPDVSKK; this is translated from the coding sequence ATGGCAAATGACTGGCTTGAACTGCGTCAGCATGCAGATACGGGTATTGAGACGATTAAAGCGCATTTCGAAGGGCATGCCTTTGATCCGCACTGGCATGATAGCTATCTGGTAGGGATAACCCTCTCCGGCACGCAGCAGTTTCACTGCCGCCGTGAGCGTCATCGTAGCCAGCCGGGCGACGCATTTCTCCTCGAGCCTGGCGAGATCCACGACGGTGATGCGCCTGTAGAGGGTGGCTTTACCTATTTGACCTTCTATCTTGATGAGCGCTGGCTTACCCATGCGCTACAGGGGCTCTACGAATCGACTCCAGGGAGTTATTCACTCCACTTTGCCCAAACGCTGACGCGGGAGCCGCAGCTGGTGCGCGCTATCGGTGAGACATTCTCCACCCTGCATAATGACGAGATGAAAATCGTTCAGCAAAGCACAATGGATAATCTGCTCTCCCGGATCACCGCCCACTGCCACTGGCGTAAGAAACTACCGTCGCAGTTACAAAGCGCTGCTGTGGCGCATCGTGCGCGCGACTATCTCTATGCCCATATCGGTGAGAACGTGGGGCTGTCAGATCTTGCGCGCGAGACGGGCACGGATCGCTTTACCCTGACGCGCTGTTTTAAGCGCGAGTTCAACCTGGCGCCCCACGCATGGCTTATTCAGCTGCGTCTGGCAAAGGCCCGACAGCTGCTGGCGCGCGGTGACCAGCCCGTTGATGTGGCTGCCGCAGTGGGTTTTGCCGATCAAAGCCATCTGGGGCGATGGTTTCAGCGTGCTTACCGTATCTCTCCCGCACACTACCGCCGGTTGTGCACAAACCTTCCAGACGTTTCCAAAAAATAA
- a CDS encoding LysE family translocator translates to MSLIPFLLFAFVASITPGPTNILVLTNSQHFGVKNTVPAILGGCIAASAIVLVSGAGAGEVLRQYPLIRQIMSWAGVLWLSWMSWQLFRAPAARLSAENRIRFTARAAALLQIVNPKTWMMALAVVSLFAPTGDHALRDIALMALWFLLISIACLMCWAWLGKAVNRIFRTTVAMVRFQRLMALCLLVSAWAGMLA, encoded by the coding sequence GTGAGTTTGATCCCCTTTCTGCTGTTCGCATTTGTCGCCTCCATTACGCCGGGGCCGACCAATATTCTCGTGCTGACGAACAGCCAGCACTTTGGCGTAAAAAATACCGTACCAGCTATTCTGGGCGGGTGTATCGCGGCCAGTGCGATTGTGCTGGTATCAGGCGCTGGCGCGGGGGAAGTGCTGCGTCAGTACCCTCTGATACGTCAGATAATGAGCTGGGCTGGCGTGCTGTGGCTAAGCTGGATGAGCTGGCAGCTGTTTCGCGCCCCGGCCGCCCGTCTTTCCGCTGAGAACCGTATCCGATTCACCGCTCGGGCGGCGGCGCTGCTGCAGATCGTGAACCCCAAAACCTGGATGATGGCGCTGGCCGTCGTCAGCCTGTTTGCCCCAACTGGCGACCATGCATTGCGGGATATTGCGCTAATGGCGCTATGGTTTCTGCTGATCTCGATAGCCTGCTTGATGTGCTGGGCGTGGTTGGGTAAAGCGGTGAACCGAATTTTTCGCACCACCGTGGCGATGGTGCGGTTTCAGCGCCTGATGGCGCTGTGTCTGCTCGTCTCCGCCTGGGCGGGCATGCTGGCTTAG